GCGGCGACGGCGCGATTCATATCTGGCGCATGCCGGATAACGAGTTGTTGTTTACGCTGCGCGGACACCATGAGGCGATCACGCATCTGGTGTTCAGCCATAACAGCCGCCTGCTGGCGAGCGTCGACCGCAGAGGCAACGTCAAGCTGTGGCACGCCGCCGCCGGCGCGTTGCTGTGCGATCTGATGCCCGGCGGAAGTCCGGTGCATTGTGTCGCATTCAGCCCGGATGACACCAAGCTCGCGGTCGGTGGCTACGACCGGCAAGCGACGGTTTGGGAGGTGATGGACGGATCCTTGCTCTATAATCTCAACGGCCACAAAAGCAGCGTCGATGCGGTGGTTTTCAGCAGCAACGGCAAATGGCTGGCAACCGGCAGCCCGGATAATACCGCCATGCTGTGGGAGGTCAATACCGGCCGGCTGCTGCAAACGTTTTTCGGCTGCTCCGGTTTGAGCAACTGTCTCGCCTTTCATTCCAACGACACGATCTTGATTTGCGGCGCCAGCGACGGTAGCGTACGATTCTATCATGTGAACGACGGCAAGCTGCTCTATAATCTTCCGGAGCGTTCCAGCACGGTGAGCTGGATGGCGCTGAGCGCCGATTCGAAAATTTTGGCGACGGTGCATTATGGCAAAGCCATTCAGCTTTGGGACGTGCAAAACGCCAAGCTGCTTTACAATCTCAAGCCGTTTTCCCCGGGCGTCACTTCCGTTCGGTTCAGCCCGGATGGCTTGATGCTGGCGGCGAGCGATTATCAGGATCGCAGCGTGAAGCTGTGGAATACGTATGACGGCAAATTGATGCACGTGATTGCCGGCAACTTGACGTGCGCCGAGTTCAGCCCGGACGGCGCGCTGCTGGTCACCGGCGACGAAACCGGCAGCTTGAAATTTTGGGGACGCATGGTCGTGACCCGCAAAGCCTTTGAGGCCAGCCGCAAACGCCACCAGGCGCCGCCGTCGTCAACATCGTCGGCGCGGCCTGCCATGCAGCCACAAGCCAGTGCCAGAATTGTTCAATCAAATCCAAATCCGGCCAACGGCGCGGCTTCCCGAACCAACCCAGGTAACTCGCGCTATCACGCCCAGCCGATCGAGCAAGCCAGTTTTGTCAAGCCGGGGATGAACGGCGCGGCTTCGCACGGCCCGCGTCCGGCGGAAAGAATTTCATCGCATGACAATCGCTTTCGTTCTCAAACTACGAGCGCGCCACAGCCGTCCTCGCCGGCGCGCCCGAAGCCTCACACCGCCACGCCGCCATCGGCAAAAACCGTTCAAGCCGAAGCGGCGGTTGGCATGGATAACAATCCCTATGATCTCGAGTTGGAGCGCTTGCTGCAAAAGCAGCAACGCCAGGCCGAGAAAATGGAAAAAATGGGGCGCTGCCTCGAATGCGGCAAAAAATTGGGTTTCTTTGCCAAAGCCTGGGGATTGAAATTCTGCAAGCAGCATGGATTTTGACGAAGACGGTTTCACCGCAATGGTTTTCGTCAAAATCCAGCTTGCGTATTGCCTTCCTAAAACCTCACCCTTGCCTTCTCTCCGCAGAAGCCATATATATTTAATTCTGCAACACACTCGCTTTGCCATTTTAAAAACTCCCAACGTCATTGATGTGGACGGAAGAATGGCAGGCTGGCGAGAGAGAAGTTGAGCGTGATATCGTCGAAGGACGAGTAGAAACCTTTGACAGCGCGGAAGCATTCATAAATTCTTTGCGCTCATGACTATTGTCAAAACCGAGTGCTTCAAGAAAGAGTTTGCAGCGCTGCCTTTGCAAAAGGCGAGGCAACGGTTTCCGGCGTTTCGGCAAAGATTCACCCCGGTCGAGGATTTTTGACTTGACATTGTGCAAAAGATAAAGTTGAGTGACCACTTCCAGATTCCCGAACCCATTCATTTCAATTTTGCGGTGAACTGCTTCTTTACAGAGCAAGAGGGGAAATGCCGGTATCGTAGGGTGTGCGGCACCGGTTTTTTCATTTAATTCAATTGCGCCACGATTTGAAATTTTGCCGCAGCGCCTCACGAAATTATTGAATTAAAACTTGCTTTTGGCAACGGCTTTATTTATTTTGAATCAAGTTCTTGGGTTACCCAGGCTGCTTTATTTTGAGAAAAATATAATTGGAGAGCGACGGTCATGACAACGACGATAGAACACCCCGGCATCAGCGAAGCGATACACCCGACTGCTGATGTTCCGCCGCGACGGAAGCCATCCGAATCACCGCCAGCCAAGCTGACAATGGAAGAAGCCACCGAATTAGCCAATGGTCGAATTTTTGAGTTGATCGACGGAAAGATGATCTTCAAAATGCCCGACGCTAAACATTCAGACACACATTCGCTTCTGGGGGCGAGATTGACCAACTACTTTCTCGCCAATCCGATCGGCAGAGTGCGAACGGAGTTTGAGCATCGGCTCTGGCCTGAAAATCCTTATGAAGGACGGCTTCCCGATCTCTCGGTTATCCTCAACGAAAGTTTGGAGCGGGATCAGCGCTATGCGACTCGCGCTCCGGATTTGGCCATCGAAATTGTCTCGCTCGGCGACAAATGGACGGAGCTTTTCGAGAAAGCCAGACTTTATCTTGAAAAGGGCAGTCGTGTGGTTTGGATTGCCGATCCCTTCCAGAAGGGAGTGATGGTCATAACGCCGTCGGAACAGCGCTGGGAACGAGAGCGGCTCACTTGTCCGGAGCTGATGCCCGGTTTCAGTGTGACCATGGATGATATCTTCACCTGGCCGGAAGCGATCCCGCCGGGTGAAGCCACAACTGCCAAACAACAATAACAAATCATTTCAAGCCGCGGCTTCGATTTTCGCTGCCAGCAGCGCTTCGCGAAACTCCTGCGCGGTTTGATAGCGTTCGTCCGGCTGTTTGGCGAGCGCGCGGTGGACGATCTCGTCGAGTTCGATGGGGAGTTCCACATTTTGCAGGCTCGGCGGGATGTGCATCTTATGCACGATTTTGTAGGCCAGCGCTGCCAGCGAATCACCGGCAAACGGCCGGCTGCCGGTGAGCAGCTCGTAGAACACCACCCCCAGCGAAAAAATATCGGCGCGGCCGTCAAACGTCTCCTCCTCGAATTGCTCCGGCGCCATATAGCTCGGGGTCCCCAACACGTGGCCGGGCAGCGTCAGTGAAAAGTTGTCCGCAATTTTGGCAATGCCGAAATCCGTCACCTTCACCTTGTCGCCCGGCAGCAGCATGATGTTCGACGGCTTGATGTCGCGGTGAATGATGCCGGCCTGATGCGCGTAGTCCAATGCACTGCAAACTTGCGCCACGATTTTAATCGCGCGCGGATAATCGAGGCGGCGCTCGCATTGCAAAGCCTGTCGCAAATCCCGCCCTTCGAGATGTTCCATCACAATGTACGACACCTCCTTGTCGTCTTCAACATCGTAAACCACGACAATGTTCGGATGGCTCAGTTTCGCAATCGCGCGCGCTTCGCGATAGATCCGGTCTTTCAGCGCCGCGGTGTCCGCCTCACTTGCCGCCAAATTGAAGCAGACGGTTTTAATCACCACCCGCCGGTCGAGTTTCGGATCGAACGCCAGATAAATTTTTCCCATCGCACCCTTGCCGATTTCCCGTTCGATGAGATAGCGACCGAGGGTCTGTGGCTGGAGGCTTGATGCTGGATGCTGGTTGCTGGTTGCTGGTTGTTCGGTGACAACTGGTTGATTATTGATTACTGATGACTGATGACTAACGACTGATTGCTCTCCATCGCGAGGAGGCGGAATTTCGGCGTGATCGGCAGCGGCGGTTTCTGTTGGCGGCGGCAGTAATTCGGTGTCTTCATTCTCCTCCGGCGCGGATGAAGCGGCCGCGGGTGGCGCCGGCGAAATCAGCGGTTCGCTGTTATTTTCGGCTTCATTGTTTGCAGACAAAGGCGAGGCTTCGGCAGCGGGCGAATCAGCCTGGCTGTTGGTTGGTTTGGCCGCGGCGTCGAGCGTTGCCGGAGTCTCCTGCCATTCATCGACAAACGTGTAACGCTCGGGATCAGCCGCAATCATTTCCGCGAACAACGCCTGCGTTTGCAAGGAAGGATCGTGCGCTTCGCGGCGATCATTTGCCACCGCAGAGTTGTCGATAGTCTGCACCTCGGTCACTGGTGGCTTTTCGGCAGTGCCGTTGCTTTTGTTTAATGCTTGGCGCACCGCAGCGGGAATCAAACGCTCATCTCTGATCACATCGACGCCGGGAGCCGCCAGGGCGGGTTTGAATTGCAACCACACGCGGCTGAGGCGGCGGCGTTGCATGAAAATGAAAACACCGAAGAGAATTATGCCGGCGCCGCAAAGATAAGCCAGCGCCGAATTTTTCGCGCTCTGCCGCGTTGCCGGAACCGCGGCGTTTTTCAGCGGCGCGGATGAAAACTTGCTCGCTGGTTTGATTGCTGCCGTCAACGCCGAATCACGAACAGGAAAAAAAGCGGTGACAGGGTTGTTGGCTGGAGTTGGCATGACTGGCGCAAAAATTTCATGCGCTCGCAATTGTGCCGCGGTGTTGAGCGTGTCTGCGGTTTTTACCACGGCTTTTTTGCCCGCTGATTTTTCGGCGAGCGGTTGATTCGCCGGCGCAACGGTTTTTTCAACCATTTGCTTCTTGGCCGATTTTGTCTTCGGCGGAATTTTCCCGGTTTTTGTTGGTTTGACGGCAAGCGAG
This DNA window, taken from candidate division KSB1 bacterium, encodes the following:
- a CDS encoding Uma2 family endonuclease translates to MTTTIEHPGISEAIHPTADVPPRRKPSESPPAKLTMEEATELANGRIFELIDGKMIFKMPDAKHSDTHSLLGARLTNYFLANPIGRVRTEFEHRLWPENPYEGRLPDLSVILNESLERDQRYATRAPDLAIEIVSLGDKWTELFEKARLYLEKGSRVVWIADPFQKGVMVITPSEQRWERERLTCPELMPGFSVTMDDIFTWPEAIPPGEATTAKQQ
- a CDS encoding protein kinase, producing the protein MPTPKKSLSIKSAAQFALEKSTLLSPSLCAADRSRWRGASVLLLICAMLVSAVAAQNQNDAQRAQKFYEKALREKNSAARVELLQKAALCFGQLSTLAPAGRQQAATIYFALGREFFQQAQWQPAVMQLEQVVALDSTFLPAHNTLGLIYFQQKKYEAAIAAYQKVLRRQPTAQLYNNLGAAHEANGELNAAVEAYRRALELDATLGLAQKNLRRLQEKLALASPAGEKSIIADSVHSAARPRDSLAVKPTKTGKIPPKTKSAKKQMVEKTVAPANQPLAEKSAGKKAVVKTADTLNTAAQLRAHEIFAPVMPTPANNPVTAFFPVRDSALTAAIKPASKFSSAPLKNAAVPATRQSAKNSALAYLCGAGIILFGVFIFMQRRRLSRVWLQFKPALAAPGVDVIRDERLIPAAVRQALNKSNGTAEKPPVTEVQTIDNSAVANDRREAHDPSLQTQALFAEMIAADPERYTFVDEWQETPATLDAAAKPTNSQADSPAAEASPLSANNEAENNSEPLISPAPPAAASSAPEENEDTELLPPPTETAAADHAEIPPPRDGEQSVVSHQSSVINNQPVVTEQPATSNQHPASSLQPQTLGRYLIEREIGKGAMGKIYLAFDPKLDRRVVIKTVCFNLAASEADTAALKDRIYREARAIAKLSHPNIVVVYDVEDDKEVSYIVMEHLEGRDLRQALQCERRLDYPRAIKIVAQVCSALDYAHQAGIIHRDIKPSNIMLLPGDKVKVTDFGIAKIADNFSLTLPGHVLGTPSYMAPEQFEEETFDGRADIFSLGVVFYELLTGSRPFAGDSLAALAYKIVHKMHIPPSLQNVELPIELDEIVHRALAKQPDERYQTAQEFREALLAAKIEAAA